A stretch of the Rosa rugosa chromosome 5, drRosRugo1.1, whole genome shotgun sequence genome encodes the following:
- the LOC133712156 gene encoding pentatricopeptide repeat-containing protein At5g16640, mitochondrial-like — protein MPLKARMFSTIVSVRAPALLYKCKPPFHSLFGSVRTQYRSSFAVYHSHIDATNFEELVDIRYKSGCLRLDEALGYFNSMIQMKPIPSIRAFNGLFGALSKMKHYSTVVSMCKQLMSTAHFQPDVCTISIIINCLCRLNRVDLGFSALGIALKHGFQLGAYSLNPLLHGLCKNSCLAEAVELVQKMEDKGYTCDVVTYGIVINGLCKAGKTTNAIKILEQMYGNGRFKPNSDCYNPIIDSLCKERNIKQALTLFEDMISRSVVPDAYTYNSLIRGLCNMGDWDKVLALFETMKDQGIAPDVVTFTTLIYGLCQSGKWEKAQRFLSCMVESGISPDVYTYNALISSHCKSGQWEKAVQLFKSMIECGILPNIVTFNAVLDALCKGGKTTEALNLVEQMIHRGVKPNLVTYNSLLHGLCLSGQWRGATSLLNRMKDEEVPPDVVTFNSVIDALCKKRRTKDALTVLQEMTQRDLNPDRITYSCLIYGMCNTSQWGEATRLFDEMVGLGILPNIVTLTELFDALSKEGMTEEARKAFKERFQYGMEVSKISFNMLLHDYCLRGKIDKAEKVFSFMVLKGHIPDMASYTTLVNSYIKANRIYEALRLVKEMIQKGLMPDLQTLKTLRSSSPKRHAAYAE, from the coding sequence ATGCCTTTGAAGGCGAGGATGTTCTCTACAATTGTCTCTGTAAGAGCCCCAGCGCTTCTCTACAAATGTAAGCCTCCTTTCCATTCTCTTTTTGGGTCTGTCAGAACCCAGTATCGCTCTTCTTTTGCTGTCTATCATTCTCACATTGACGCCACTAATTTTGAGGAATTGGTAGACATTCGTTATAAATCTGGTTGTCTTAGGTTAGATGAAGCATTGGGTTACTTCAATTCCATGATTCAAATGAAACCCATCCCCTCCATCAGGGCTTTTAATGGTTTGTTTGGGGCACTCTCCAAGATGAAGCATTACTCCACTGTTGTTTCTATGTGTAAGCAGCTGATGAGTACTGCTCACTTCCAACCTGATGTTTGTACAATAAGTATTATCATTAATTGCTTGTGTCGTCTGAATCGGGTGGACTTGGGTTTCTCTGCTTTAGGAATTGCTCTTAAACATGGTTTTCAACTTGGTGCTTATTCTCTAAATCCTTTGCTTCATGGGCTTTGCAAGAATAGCTGTCTTGCCGAAGCAGTGGAGCTGGTCCAGAAAATGGAAGATAAGGGATACACATGTGATGTGGTCACTTATGGTATCGTAATTAATGGGTTATGCAAAGCTGGGAAGACTACTAATGCAATCAAGATACTTGAGCAGATGTATGGTAATGGTAGGTTTAAGCCGAATTCGGATTGCTACAATCCAATCATTGACAGCCTttgtaaagaaagaaatatcAAGCAGGCCTTGACCCTATTTGAAGATATGATCAGCAGAAGTGTAGTACCAGATGCCTACACTTATAATTCATTAATTCGTGGATTATGCAATATGGGTGATTGGGATAAAGTTCTCGCTCTGTTTGAAACAATGAAGGATCAAGGAATTGCCCCCGATGTTGTCACCTTCACCACCCTAATATACGGACTTTGCCAATCAGGGAAGTGGGAAAAGGCCCAAAGATTCCTGTCTTGCATGGTTGAGAGTGGAATTTCACCAGATGTGTATACCTACAATGCCCTAATCAGCAGTCATTGCAAGTCTGGTCAATGGGAAAAGGCTGTACAGTTATTTAAAAGTATGATTGAATGTGGAATCTTGCCCAATATTGTTACATTCAATGCTGTGTTGGATGCTTTATGCAAGGGAGGAAAAACAACAGAGGCACTTAATCTTGTGGAACAAATGATCCATAGAGGTGTAAAACCTAATCTTGTCACCTACAATTCATTACTTCATGGATTGTGCCTTTCTGGCCAATGGAGAGGGGCAACAAGCTTGCTTAATAGAATGAAGGATGAAGAAGTCCCACCAGATGTTGTAACCTTTAACTCTGTAATAGATGCTCTTTGCAAGAAGAGAAGGACCAAGGACGCCCTCACTGTTTTACAGGAAATGACTCAAAGAGATCTAAATCCTGACCGTATCACTTACAGCTGTCTAATTTATGGCATGTGCAATACATCACAATGGGGTGAAGCGACAAGGTTGTTTGATGAAATGGTAGGTCTGGGCATCTTGCCCAATATAGTAACTTTGACAGAACTGTTTGATGCTCTCTCCAAAGAAGGGATGACAGAAGAGGCTCGCAAAGCATTTAAAGAAAGATTTCAATATGGTATGGAGGTTAGCAAGATCTCATTCAACATGCTACTTCATGATTATTGTTTGCGTGGAAAAATTGACAAGGCAGAGAAGGTCTTTAGTTTTATGGTGTTGAAGGGTCATATTCCTGATATGGCTTCCTATACAACCTTGGTCAATAGCTATATAAAAGCTAACAGAATATATGAAGCTTTGAGGCTTGTTAAGGAAATGATCCAAAAGGGATTGATGCCTGATCTGCAAACGCTGAAAACTTTGAGAAGTTCCAGTCCTAAAAGACATGCTGCATATGCAGAGTGA